From a region of the Anoplopoma fimbria isolate UVic2021 breed Golden Eagle Sablefish chromosome 16, Afim_UVic_2022, whole genome shotgun sequence genome:
- the lmln gene encoding leishmanolysin-like peptidase — translation MERRSRLLWLLWPGLLSVLAVLVSGHGTCRHRNPTRDEVVHHVHLKPDRLTKRSSPDDLQLKIKIIYDYSVDRLPADERRLVKDKLFPQAIDYLQRAFSVRRRVGPVLLSRQCATNQYLRKRDDPHRYCQDACADVTRCGPVVVPQHHLQQCKVCSESGKSCGPLGPPDGPGVEGSDFVLYVSGVTTERCGQENIVAYAAYCQLEAELDRPIAGYANLCPAMISSQPQEFEGMLSTVKHEIIHALGFSAGLFAFYHDDDGKPLTPRFTSGLPAFNESLGLYQWSEAVIRRVSRLWDIRGGVMVRHQVHVLVTPRVVEEARRHFNCPILEGMELENQGGTGTELNHWEKRLLENEAMTGSHTQNRVFSRLTLALMEDSGWYRANYSLAQRLDWGRGLGCDFVMKSCKFWMDRQRQRRHSVTPYCDTVRASPLQLTCRQDQLAVAVCNLQKYQQELPLEYQYFERIPDVSSDQLPMFGGAVEIADYCPFSQEFSWHLSGEYQRNSYCRVTENQPDWWRNYGAEQYGPDSVCLYQKSAFIMEQCTRKMTYPDWGSGCYKVRCWSQGLVVLVQDQSFLCVRRGQQLSVSVRVNDWVYNGVLVCPACSDFCDDCPLPHQLPPLNASRSNPIDPCSSSPGLVVTLWLLLLNLLPLVAGLLLCHRS, via the exons ATGGAGCGGAGGTCCCGGCTCCTCTGGCTCCTCTGGCCGGGCCTGCTCTCCGTCCTGGCTGTGCTGGTGAGCGGCCACGGGACCTGCAGGCACCGCAACCCGACCCGCGACGAG GTTGTCCATCATGTGCACCTGAAGCCCGACCGGCTGACGAAGAGGAGCTCCCCTGACGACCTTCAGCTGAAGATAAAGATCATCTACGACTACAGCGTGGACCG GCTTCCTGCAGACGAGAGGAGGCTGGTGAAG GATAAGCTGTTTCCTCAGGCCATCGATTACCTGCAGAGGGCCTTCAGTGTGCGGCGCAGGGTGGGTCCAGTGCTGCTCAGCAG ACAATGTGCCACCAACCAGTACCTGAGGAAGAGAGATGACCCTCATCGCTACTGCCAGGACGCCTGTGCCGACGTCACCCGGTGCGGCCCCGTCGTTGTACCACAGCACCACCTGCAG CAATGCAAAGTGTGCAGTGAATCAGGGAAGTCTTGTGGCCCCCTGGGGCCCCCGGACGGCCCCGGAGTGGAAGGGTCCGACTTCGTGCTCTACGTCAGCGGCGTCACCACGGAGCGCTGTGGTCAGGAGAACATAGTGGCCTACGCTGCTTACTGCCAGCTGGAGGCAGAGCTGGACAG aCCGATAGCGGGCTACGCCAACCTGTGTCCTGCTATGATCTCCTCTCAGCCTCAGGAGTTTGAAGGGATGCTCTCCACCGTCAAACATGAGATCATCCACGCTCTG GGTTTCTCAGCCGGTCTGTTCGCCTTCTACCACGACGACGACGGCAAACCTCTGACGCCTCGCTTCACCAGCGGCCTGCCCGCCTTCAACGAGAG tctgggTCTGTACCAGTGGAGCGAGGCGGTGATCAGGAGGGTCAGCCGGCTGTGGGACATCAGAGGAGGAGTGATGGTCCGACACCAAGTCCACGTCCTCGTCACTCCTCGAGTCGTG GAGGAGGCCAGGAGACACTTTAACTGTCCCATCCTGGAGGGGATGGAGCTGGAGAACCAGGGAGGGACGGGGACCGAGCTGAACCACTGGGAGAAGAGACTGCTGGAG AACGAGGCGATGACGGGCTCTCACACACAGAACCGGGTGTTCTCCCGGCTCACGCTGGCCCTCATGGAGGACAGCGGCTGGTACCGGGCCAACTACAGCCTGGCTCAGAGGCTGGACTGGGGCCGCGGCCTCGGCTGCGACTTCGTCATGAAGAGCTGCAAGTTCTGGATGGACCGACAGAGACAGAG GCGCCACTCTGTGACTCCGTACTGCGACACGGTGAGAGCGTCTCCTCTGCAGCTCACCTGCAGACAGGACCAGCTGGCTGTGGCCGTCTGCAACCTGCAGAAATACCAGCAGGAGCTCCCACTGGAgtaccag TACTTTGAGAGGATCCCAGACGTGTCCTCGGATCAGCTGCCGATGTTCGGCGGCGCCGTGGAGATCGCCGACTACTGTCCCTTCAGTCAGGAGTTCAGCTGGCACCTGAGTGGAGAATACCAGAGGAACTCGTACTGCAGAGTGACAGAGAACCAGCCAG ACTGGTGGAGGAACTACGGAGCGGAGCAGTACGGACCggactctgtgtgtctgtaccaGAAGTCGGCCTTCATCATGGAGCAGTGCACCAGGAAGATGACGTATCCGGACTGGGGCTCCGGCTGCTACAAG GTGCGCTGCTGGTCTCAGGGTCTGGTGGTTCTGGTTCAGGATCAGTCCTTCCTCTGCGTGCGTAGAGGTCAGCAGCTGAGCGTCAGCGTGCGGGTCAACGACTGGGTTTATAACGGCGTGCTGGTCTGCCCCGCCTGCTCCGACTTCTGTGACGACTGCCCCCTCCCCCACCAGCTGCCCCCCCTCAACGCCTCCAGGAGCAACCCCATTG ACCCCTGCTCCAGTTCTCCCGGTCTGGTCGTCACTCTGTGGCTCCTGCTGCTCAACCTGCTCCCCCTGGTGGCCGGACTGCTGCTCTGCCACCGCAGCTGA
- the tgfbr2l gene encoding TGF-beta receptor type-2 isoform X2 encodes MMTRFRTFWTGILVLLTAGPPLVQGFSHLTFNLCKWCEASGPVCKDSVCFSNCSLSSFCTVTEEICIAVWRKNNDTMTVHTMCHNPTLPLEGVDSGLLLNFTSRECHMVPQPAEDGATMVCGCQGEHECNDKLIFDKGANGFSKLQSKDVIPVVVVSLVPPVLVAIVATAAFYFYRAHRSDKPGPPARPAWPTKHTPELYQAFDLPCGGLGARGEGGGGGLIGPGAQRVQSNGKVLSLNHDIMCDMMDWQGGLNEPLPIKLEVLVGKGRFAEVWRAGLLQGVKGGVNSYETVAVKVFPAVEYASWRNECSIFSDPKLEHDNVVRFFAAEERRLPGHALRKYWLVLAYHSLGNLQDFLTANVLSWEELVSMAGSIARGLAHLHSDTTPGGIPKVPVAHRDLKSSNIVVKSRRECALCDFGLALRLDLSLTVDDYANSGQVGTARYMAPEVLESRVNLEDLEAFKQMDVYSMALVHWEMASRCHAIGVKSYEPAFGSQVCEQPCVDSMRDLVLRDRGRPDIPSAWTQHQGMGVFCSTITECWDHDPEARLTAHCVVERLNVLQEEEEEEEEEEEEEEEGRPDADREDDVDREKDSETADNNQSPSPCSPPPLQTPRPDSTTGGSEVSHDALLHPGSAV; translated from the exons ATGATGACTCGGTTCCGGACGTTTTGGACCGGGATCCTCGTCCTCCTGACGGCCG GTCCTCCTCTTGTTCAGGGTTTCAGCCacctgacctttaacctttgtAAGTGGTGCGAGGCGTCCGGTCCGGTCTGCAAAGACAGCGTCTGCTTCAGTAACTGCAGCCTGTCGTCCTTCTGCACCGTCACCGAGGAGATCTGCATCGCCGTCTG GAGGAAGAACAACGACACCATGACGGTGCACACTATGTGTCACAACCCCACCCTGCCACTAGAGGGCGTCGACTCCGGCCTGCTGCTCAACTTCACCTCCAGAGAGTGTCACATGGTCCCACAGCCGGCGGAGGACGGAGCCACGATGGTCTGTGGGTGTCAAGGAGAACACGAGTGTAACGACAAACTCATCTTCGACAAGGGAGCCAACG GATTCTCCAAGCTGCAGAGTAAAGACGTGATCCCGGTGGTGGTGGTTAGTTTGGTGCCTCCTGTCCTGGTGGCCATAGTTGCCACGGCAGCCTTCTACTTCTACCGCGCACACCGGTCTGACAAACCAGGTCCTCCTGCACGCCCTGCTTGGCCAACCAAACACACCCCAGAGCTCTACCAGGCTTTTGACCTGCCCTGTGGGGGTTTGGGGGCTCGGGgggaaggtggaggtggaggcttGATTGGTCCTGGAGCTCAGAGGGTGCAGTCTAATGGCAAGGTGCTATCTCTGAACCATGACATCATGTGTGACATGATGGACTGGCAGGGCGGGCTGAACGAACCACTGCCCATCAAGCTGGAGGTTCTGGTGGGGAAGGGGCGCTTCGCTGAGGTGTGGAGGGCGGGCCTGCTGCAGGGTGTGAAGGGTGGAGTCAACAGCTACGAAACTGTGGCGGTGAAGGTGTTTCCAGCTGTGGAGTACGCCTCCTGGAGAAACGAGTGCTCCATCTTCTCCGACCCCAAACTGGAGCATGACAACGTGGTTCGGTTCTTTGCtgcggaggagaggagactgCCGGGCCACGCCCTCAGGAAGTACTGGCTGGTTCTGGCCTATCACAGCCTCGGGAACCTGCAGGACTTCCTTACTGCGAACGTGCTGAGCTGGGAGGAGCTTGTTTCCATGGCCGGCAGCATCGCCAGAGGGTTAGCTCACCTCCATAGTGACACAACGCCCGGCGGGATACCAAAG GTGCCGGTTGCCCATCGGGACCTGAAGAGCAGTAACATTGTGGTAAAGAGCAGGAGGGAGTGCGCCCTGTGTGACTTTGGTCTGGCGTTAAGACTGGACCTTTCCCTCACTGTGGACGACTACGCCAACAGTGGACAG GTGGGGACGGCTCGCTACATGGCTCCGGAGGTCCTTGAGTCCAGGGTGAACCTGGAGGACCTGGAGGCCTTTAAACAGATGGATGTTTACTCCATGGCTCTGGTCCACTGGGAGATGGCCTCCCGCTGCCACGCCATCGGAG TGAAGAGCTACGAGCCGGCGTTTGGCTCTCAGGTGTGTGAGCAGCCTTGTGTGGACAGCATGAGAGACCTGGTTCTGAGGGACCGAGGACGGCCGGACATCCCGTCAGCGTGGACCCAGCACCAG GGGATGGGTGTCTTCTGCTCCACCATCACTGAGTGCTGGGACCACGACCCTGAAGCCCGACTGACGGCTCACTGCGTGGTGGAGCGCCTAAACgttctgcaggaggaggaggaggaggaggaggaggaggaagaggaggaggaggaaggaaggccAGACGCCGACAGAGAGGATGACGTGGACAGAGAAAAGGACTCAGAGACAGCAGACAATAACCAGAGTCCGTCTCCCtgctcccctccccccctccagaCTCCCCGTCCAGACTCAACGACAGGTGGCTCGGAGGTTTCCCATGATGCCCTGCTTCACCCTGGCTCTGCGGTGTGA
- the lacc1 gene encoding purine nucleoside phosphorylase LACC1: MPEAVLVDLVPVCGPGCSGAPPLEDRASPCHVFLLCGDHLPGALPSSCLSVHVLASGCAVERLYRFKQGLDRLGLSSVRVLTTPRRREQLVLLQQQLFTAAYTFHYRVHEHTCPRCAGPAPSLSPAEGAGLEQQVSGFLQQLPALRGPVGSCRSLRPSDCFGHGFSTRSGGISYIPTLSSLNLFHSRRRRDPPAVVQENRRRLGLHAGFHPQPLRLVKVDHGSHVWVVGRAEPESYDAMVTDQTGVVIAAPGADCMPILFADPVSKVIGAAHAGWKGTLMGVAMATVGTMVKEFGCRVSDIVVAVGPAVGGCCFTLDREQALDFYRVHQDCVPDPESTRPHVNIRLANRVLLQRGGVLPEHIHDDTETERSSVTPCTSCHPEDFFSHTRDGLNFGTQLGFMWIRGTD, translated from the exons ATGCCTGAGGCCGTCCTGGTGGACCTGGTCCCGGTCTGTGGTCCGGGCTGCAGCGGCGCGCCCCCGCTGGAGGACCGCGCGTCCCCGTGTCACGTCTTCCTGCTGTGCGGGGACCACCTCCCGGGCGCGCTCCCGAGCTCGTGCCTGAGCGTGCACGTGCTGGCCTCGGGCTGCGCCGTGGAGCGTCTGTACCGGTTCAAGCAGGGCCTGGACCGGCTGGGCCTGAGCTCGGTCCGGGTCCTCACCACCCCGCGCCGCCGTGAACAGCTGGTtctgctccagcagcagctgttcACGGCCGCCTACACCTTCCACTACCGCGTGCACGAGCACACCTGTCCGCGCTGCgcaggccccgccccctcgcTCTCACCTGCTGAAGGAGCCGGCCTGGAACAACAGGTGTCGGGGTTCCTGCAGCAGCTTCCGGCTCTGAGGGGACCTGTAGGGTCCTGTAG GTCTCTTCGTCCTTCAGACTGCTTCGGTCACGGCTTCAGTACTCGTTCCGGCGGCATCTCCTACATCCCGACTCTGTCCTCCCTGAACCTGTTCCACAGCcggaggaggagagacccgCCGGCCGTGGTTCAGGAGAACCGACGTCGACTGGGCCTCCATGCTGGATTCCACCCGCAGCCTCTCCGTCTGGTCAAG GTGGACCACGGCAGCCATGTTTGGGTTGTGGGGAGGGCGGAGCCTGAGAGCTACGATGCCATGGTAACCGATCAGACCGGCGTGGTCATAGCGGCGCCGGGAGCCGACTGCATGCCCATCCTGTTCGCCGACCCGGTGTCAAAGGTCATCGGAGCCGCTCACGCAG GTTGGAAGGGCACGCTGATGGGCGTTGCCATGGCGACGGTGGGGACCATGGTGAAGGAGTTCGGTTGCCGGGTGAGTGACATCGTGGTCGCCGTGGGACCGGCGGTCGGAGGCTGCTGCTTCACTCTGGACAGAGAACAGGCACTGGACTTCTACCGGGTCCACCAGGACTGTGTCCCCGATCCAGAGTCCACCAGACCACATGTCAACATCCGCCTCGCCAACAG AgtcctcctgcagagaggaggCGTCCTCCCTGAACACATCCATGACGACACGGAGACGGAGCGCTCCTCTGTGACGCCCTGCACCTCCTGTCACCCCGAGGACTTCTTCTCTCACACCAGGGACGGACTCAACTTCGGCACCCAGCTGGGCTTCATGTGGATCAGGGGGACGGACTGA
- the tgfbr2l gene encoding TGF-beta receptor type-2 isoform X1, whose product MMTRFRTFWTGILVLLTAGPPLVQGFSHLTFNLCKWCEASGPVCKDSVCFSNCSLSSFCTVTEEICIAVWRKNNDTMTVHTMCHNPTLPLEGVDSGLLLNFTSRECHMVPQPAEDGATMVCGCQGEHECNDKLIFDKGANGFSKLQSKDVIPVVVVSLVPPVLVAIVATAAFYFYRAHRSDKPGPPARPAWPTKHTPELYQAFDLPCGGLGARGEGGGGGLIGPGAQRVQSNGKVLSLNHDIMCDMMDWQGGLNEPLPIKLEVLVGKGRFAEVWRAGLLQGVKGGVNSYETVAVKVFPAVEYASWRNECSIFSDPKLEHDNVVRFFAAEERRLPGHALRKYWLVLAYHSLGNLQDFLTANVLSWEELVSMAGSIARGLAHLHSDTTPGGIPKVPVAHRDLKSSNIVVKSRRECALCDFGLALRLDLSLTVDDYANSGQVGTARYMAPEVLESRVNLEDLEAFKQMDVYSMALVHWEMASRCHAIGEVKSYEPAFGSQVCEQPCVDSMRDLVLRDRGRPDIPSAWTQHQGMGVFCSTITECWDHDPEARLTAHCVVERLNVLQEEEEEEEEEEEEEEEGRPDADREDDVDREKDSETADNNQSPSPCSPPPLQTPRPDSTTGGSEVSHDALLHPGSAV is encoded by the exons ATGATGACTCGGTTCCGGACGTTTTGGACCGGGATCCTCGTCCTCCTGACGGCCG GTCCTCCTCTTGTTCAGGGTTTCAGCCacctgacctttaacctttgtAAGTGGTGCGAGGCGTCCGGTCCGGTCTGCAAAGACAGCGTCTGCTTCAGTAACTGCAGCCTGTCGTCCTTCTGCACCGTCACCGAGGAGATCTGCATCGCCGTCTG GAGGAAGAACAACGACACCATGACGGTGCACACTATGTGTCACAACCCCACCCTGCCACTAGAGGGCGTCGACTCCGGCCTGCTGCTCAACTTCACCTCCAGAGAGTGTCACATGGTCCCACAGCCGGCGGAGGACGGAGCCACGATGGTCTGTGGGTGTCAAGGAGAACACGAGTGTAACGACAAACTCATCTTCGACAAGGGAGCCAACG GATTCTCCAAGCTGCAGAGTAAAGACGTGATCCCGGTGGTGGTGGTTAGTTTGGTGCCTCCTGTCCTGGTGGCCATAGTTGCCACGGCAGCCTTCTACTTCTACCGCGCACACCGGTCTGACAAACCAGGTCCTCCTGCACGCCCTGCTTGGCCAACCAAACACACCCCAGAGCTCTACCAGGCTTTTGACCTGCCCTGTGGGGGTTTGGGGGCTCGGGgggaaggtggaggtggaggcttGATTGGTCCTGGAGCTCAGAGGGTGCAGTCTAATGGCAAGGTGCTATCTCTGAACCATGACATCATGTGTGACATGATGGACTGGCAGGGCGGGCTGAACGAACCACTGCCCATCAAGCTGGAGGTTCTGGTGGGGAAGGGGCGCTTCGCTGAGGTGTGGAGGGCGGGCCTGCTGCAGGGTGTGAAGGGTGGAGTCAACAGCTACGAAACTGTGGCGGTGAAGGTGTTTCCAGCTGTGGAGTACGCCTCCTGGAGAAACGAGTGCTCCATCTTCTCCGACCCCAAACTGGAGCATGACAACGTGGTTCGGTTCTTTGCtgcggaggagaggagactgCCGGGCCACGCCCTCAGGAAGTACTGGCTGGTTCTGGCCTATCACAGCCTCGGGAACCTGCAGGACTTCCTTACTGCGAACGTGCTGAGCTGGGAGGAGCTTGTTTCCATGGCCGGCAGCATCGCCAGAGGGTTAGCTCACCTCCATAGTGACACAACGCCCGGCGGGATACCAAAG GTGCCGGTTGCCCATCGGGACCTGAAGAGCAGTAACATTGTGGTAAAGAGCAGGAGGGAGTGCGCCCTGTGTGACTTTGGTCTGGCGTTAAGACTGGACCTTTCCCTCACTGTGGACGACTACGCCAACAGTGGACAG GTGGGGACGGCTCGCTACATGGCTCCGGAGGTCCTTGAGTCCAGGGTGAACCTGGAGGACCTGGAGGCCTTTAAACAGATGGATGTTTACTCCATGGCTCTGGTCCACTGGGAGATGGCCTCCCGCTGCCACGCCATCGGAG aAGTGAAGAGCTACGAGCCGGCGTTTGGCTCTCAGGTGTGTGAGCAGCCTTGTGTGGACAGCATGAGAGACCTGGTTCTGAGGGACCGAGGACGGCCGGACATCCCGTCAGCGTGGACCCAGCACCAG GGGATGGGTGTCTTCTGCTCCACCATCACTGAGTGCTGGGACCACGACCCTGAAGCCCGACTGACGGCTCACTGCGTGGTGGAGCGCCTAAACgttctgcaggaggaggaggaggaggaggaggaggaggaagaggaggaggaggaaggaaggccAGACGCCGACAGAGAGGATGACGTGGACAGAGAAAAGGACTCAGAGACAGCAGACAATAACCAGAGTCCGTCTCCCtgctcccctccccccctccagaCTCCCCGTCCAGACTCAACGACAGGTGGCTCGGAGGTTTCCCATGATGCCCTGCTTCACCCTGGCTCTGCGGTGTGA